Below is a genomic region from Bos javanicus breed banteng chromosome 13, ARS-OSU_banteng_1.0, whole genome shotgun sequence.
CTGCTTGCTGGCCGCCTGGAGCTCCTCTTCCATCTGTCCCCTCCTGTTCCCCTTCAGGGATCATCTGAACTTCCCTGCACTCGGGTATCAATGTCAGGGTGGGCAAGATACAGCAAAAGCCTGGTATCCCCTTGGGTACCTTTAAAGGATGAGAAACGTAGtatccctctctctctgcctctcctgtACTGGTCCCCAGGACAGGAGGAGGGAGACAAGAAGTCCTTAGAGTCTCAGGCCCCTGTGACGGTTGCTGTGTCCTCAGGTTTTTGGCCATGGCAAAGCCAACGGAGAGCCAACGTGGGCCCTGCTCCTCACCGCCTGCATCTGCGAGATTGGCATCCTCATCGCATCCCTGGACGAGGTCGCCCCCATCCTCTCTATGTGCGTGCtggcctcctgccctccccatcAGCTCTGGGGGTCTCTCTACCTGGATGCTCCAGCTGTGACCCTGGACGGCCCACCTGAACCACTTTAACAAGCCCACTGTCGTAGAAACCTGTCCTCTGTTGTACAGAGAGTCATCCCCACATGCACCAGGGTGTGCTGTAAGGGGATCTGGCCTTTGAACCCCTTCCTATGCATCAGAACATGATTCGGCCGCCTCCCCGGTTTCGTCCTccctttccccctctctctccctgtgtgtctgtgtctgcctctcctgcatctctgTCTCTCCGGGCCCTTTCTATGTTCTAGGTTCTTCCTCATGTGCTACATGTTTGTGAACCTGGCCTGCGCGGTACAGACGCTGCTGAGGACGCCCAACTGGCGGCCACGCTTTCGATATTACCACTGGTGGGTGCCTGTCctgcccccccccaaccccccatccCACAGGACCATCCTCTCCCCggcccctcaccccagcccaTCCCCTCCAGGTCTCAGGATCCTCAACTCCAGCTTTCGTAGCCCAAGTAGCATGAGAAAAGTCCTGGTGAAGGTCTCCTTATAATGACAAGTAATAACAGAAGACAGTATAAGCAGTCCCAGCTAGAATCCCTCTCATGTCCATAGTGCTCAACACCTGCCAGCCTTGATGaggaagcctcagtttccccagctgtgAAATGGGACAATAACCATACCTACCTCATAGGCCCCTCTGAGCCTTACAGTGCTTGGGGCACAGAAGGGTGCTCCTCGTGTGGGGCTGGACTTCTGATTGTTCTGTTTGATGGTTCTTGATCCTCACAACAGGCTGGTGGGACAGACAGGGTGGGCATGATCATGCTTATTCTACCTGAAGGAAATGGAGGCTCTGGCGGGGAAAGGGATGGGCCTAAGGTCACCCCCACAAGGCTGTGGCACACCTTGACCAGAACCTAGGCTGCCTGCCTCTGTCCCACCTCGGCCCTCCTGCTGCACCAGTCGCCTCGTCCCATGTTCATCCTGGGAGATCTTGCCTCCAACTCTCCCCAGAGACCCCTGCCCTCAGAACCCCTCTGGCAGGGTGGTCTGCCAGGGCCTGAGGCCCTGGGCCAGGGCAGTGTGGTGACCGAGGAGCTGGGCGGGGCCCTGTCTGCGGCTGCTCCTCCACCCAGAGGCCCCAGGTTCCAGTGATGCTCCTGGAGATGATGGTGTGGGCTCCCCTAGCCCTGGCTGTAGCCTCCCAGGTCTGGCCTAGGCCCTCCCTGCCCCATCTAACTCTTGCCTTCTGAGCCCCGGGTACCAGTGAGAACCCCGCCAGGGGCTCAGAGGCCGGGTCTCCCTTGCACTGTCCAGGACACTCTCCTTCCTGGGCATGAGCCTCTGCCTGGCCCTCATGTTCATCTGCTCCTGGTACTACGCCCTGGTGGCCATGCTCATTGCTGGGCTCATCTACAAGTATATCGAGTACCGCGGGTAAGGCGGGGCGAGGCTGGGGGGAATGGGCGGGGCGAGGAGGGGAGAGCGGTGCTGGGTACTtggcggggaggggtggggttgAGGCCGAGACGCTGGGGAGAGTGGAGAGGAAAGCCTGAGGGGGTGGGACAGGAGCAGAGGCAGGCACTGAGGCTTTGAGAAATGGAGGTGGCCTGGAGCGACCGCCCTTCTGAGCCCGAGATGGACGGCTCTGGCTCTGCACTGGTGGGGTGGGTGCTTCTCCCTGGTACTCCCTGGCTTTCTGCCTCTTGTGATCCCCCCTTTCCGGCCCCCAGGGCAGAGAAGGAATGGGGCGATGGGATCCGAGGCCTGTCTCTTAGCGCTGCTCGCTATGCCCTGCTGCGCCTGGAAGAAGGGCCCCCGCACACCAAGAACTGGAGGTGAGTGATGGCGACTGAAGAGGAAGGGAGCAGGGCCCGACCCACCCTGCCTTGCTTTGTTCTGCTCTTGCTGAGTGGTGTTTGGCCTCATCTGAATTCTTCCCTCCTGTAACGCTGAGGCTGAGCTGAGGTTCCACACATTTGTTCTCCAAAACCCTACCTGCCATGCCAGTTTCTAACCATCTATCCATCCCTCCATTCATCCCAtcacttgtttaaaaaaacacatatgaACTCATGATCTATGTGCCGACCCCTTCTGGTCTTTGGGGATGTAGTGAGCTCacagttccctggagaaggcacgTGCCCAGAAAGGTAAGTGGAGTATCACAGAGAATTCGCCCTGAAGAGAGGTGGGATCATCCACTTTGAGAGTTACAGGGCCTCTTAGAATTCTCTAGATTCCTAACAATCTCTCTATtggctcccttggtggctcagacggtaaagcttctgcctacaatgtgggagaaccaggttcaatccctgggtcgggaagatcccctggagaaggaaatggcaacccactccaggactcttgcctggacaatcctatggacagaggagcctggtaggctacagtccatggggtcgcaaagagtcggacacaactgagcgacttcactactaCCACTACTATTTGATTCACGTGAAAAATCAGGGCTTAGGGAAGGTCTCAGGGGTCGTGGAAGGCAAAACTGGAGCCAGAATCTTCCCCTCCCGCCTCTCAGCCCAGGTGCTTCCTAACTGCTTGCTCTGCAAGCCCTCCTTCTCCTTCAGGTTCATTTTGCTAAGAGTAAGGTCTGGAACTCTGGAACGAGGACATCGTGGACTTGTCCTCACTCATGTCTACTAAACTGGCCTTTTAGAGACTGGAGCTTTGCATAAACAGTCTGTGAATCCTCAAATGCTTAGCCCAGGATCTAGCCCAGAGTAGGTGCTTAGAGGATGGTATCAAACTGATGGCTGGCTGGGGAGGGTAAATGAATaaggaaatgaacagataaatagACGGGTAGATAGctgagtgtatatatgtatgggaGTGTGGTTTAGTGAATAGATGAATGTGTGGATGGATGGTGGTAGGTGGATGTGAGGGCAATTGAGTGAATAATGCATGTGTTGGTAAATTAACATGGACGTGAATGGATAACTGAAGGATAAAATTgatggatgggtaggtggatagatggatggatgggtgagtgagtgaggtagatgggtgggtgggtggatggatgaatgccTGGGTGAGTGAGACAGATGCAGAgatggatgggtaggtggatggaGAGATGTGTGGGAGATGACTGGATGGGTTGATAACCCAAGGACATGGGTGGATGGATGTTTAGGTGGATGGGAGTATGGGGGACAGGTGGTTAGTGTATGGAGTATGGGTATATGAGTTTTGGTGCTTGGGGAGGTGGTGGATGGATCACGTGATCTTGCACCCGCTTCAGGCCACAGCTGCTGGTGCTGGTACGTGTGGACCAAGACCAGAACGTAGTCCATCCACAGCTGCTCTCGTTGACCTCCCAGCTCAAGGCAGGGAAGGGCCTGACCATTGTGGGCTCTGTCCTTGAGGGCACCTTTCTGGATAACCATCCCCAGGCCCAGCGGGCAGAGGAGGTGAGTATAGGGCTTGGTGGGGGGCACGTGGCAGTTGGGAAGACAGCCCCTTGCTCCTTTTCAGTTTCTTCCTACCACCTCTCCCATCAGCTGGggctcaggcttctctgtcctcctcctcAGAAGTGGAGTCCAAGGGCTCAGTGACTAAGTTCCTTAGAATCCAAGCTGCAGAACTCAAGATGATCAGGGCCAGAAGGGcccattttatggataaggaaactgaggcttagagaagtcaGGTCATTTGTTTAAGGACAGAAAGCAGAGACTCAAAACCTAGACTCCTATTCCAACTTTCTTCTGCCAAAGCATAAATCTTTTAAAGCGTTTTCACATTGGTGGATTCTTCCAGTTCCCACAATGCATGGGGTTGACAGGATAAGTATCCAATTTAGCACAGgaagagactgaggcccagagagggaaagcagCTTGCTGAAAGTCACAAAGCTGGCTGGAAGCAtagcaggatttgaacccaggtgccGGGGGCTGGATTACTTGCTCTCATTCCTATCTACTGGTCATTGCTCACGGAGCAGTGGGCAGAGCCAGCGTGAGCTGGGGCAGCAGGGGTCTGCAGTAAGCGGCACTAACAGGTGTCTggtgggtggcagaggaagagGGTTCTGTCTGTGATTCAGGCCTCTCTCCCCTCGGGGCCATGATTAGAAgtggagaggggaaagggggcCTCAGGGAGGTGCGATGAGATGGGGTGGGGCACCCGTAATGGCTTGTGACAGCCGCTGTTTCTGCCTCACTGGGCTGTTCACACCGATCTGTCAGGGCCCAGGGCTGGAGGCCTCCACTGGTCACTTTAATTCAACATGCAGTGGCTGCACATGTCCTGGGTACCAGACACTGGGGTGGGCCCTGGGGGACACGGAGAGGTGGAAGACCAAACCCCACCCCTCAAGGTGGTCCCAGACTGGTGGGGGAGACAGAACATACACAGAAGGCTCTCCAACCCATCTGAGGTTGACAGGGGCTACCTTAGAGTTAGTAACCACAAAGTAATAGAACATATTGAGTGTTTATGATCTCTCAGGCTGTATACTAAGCTCTACCCACATCATGTTATGTCATTCTCCCTCTTCCTAAATGAGGTAGCTGTCACAatgcccatttgacagatgaaaaaactgaggctcacagagggaagtgatttgcccaaggttacTCTGCTCTTATTTTCAGCCACTGCATGCTGAATTAACAGACTGGGGCAGAGGCAGAAATTGGAGCCCTTTCTGTTTGACATTAGGAGATTGGTTAAGAGTGTGAAGGATGGAGTCAGACCCCTGGATTTGAACCTCTACAATAATATCCATTATCCATATGGCCTGAAGCAagtcttaatttctctgagcctcaatttccttagcTATAAACTGAGAGTCATAAAAACACTTCCTTCATCGCGCAGATTGAATGTATGTTTTAAATGCCTTCTATTatgctaacttttaaaaatcgTTGAAACCAGATTGTCCAGCTAATCAGAGGAGCCCAGTTTCATTCTGGTCTGGGTGGAGGGGTGGTGTCTGAAGAAGGTGATGGTTGAATTGGCCCAGGCAGGGTGTCATGGACaacatgggggagggggagtctGGGTGGTGGGGGAGAACTTCCCTGGGGAATCTGTGAGCCATGGCAGGTTGATGGGAAGCATGGGGTCTGATCATGAAGAGCTTTGCTTGAGTAGTGGGGAACAGGGGCCATAGGTGATGGGGTGCCAGAGGCTGACATGGTCAGAGCTGAGCTTCAGGAAGATCAGGATGATGGAGAGGAGAGATGGGAGGTAGGGAGGCTGCAAGGGGCTGAGCAGGgccagggagacctgggtctgaagCTGGCCCTTTTCTGATCCCTGCCACCCCAGTCCATCCGGCGCCTGATGGAGGCAGAGAAAGTGAAAGGCTTCTGCCAGGTAGTGATTTCCTCCAACCTGCGAGATGGCGTGTCCCACCTGATCCAGTCCGGGGGCCTCGGGGGGCTGCAGCACAACACTGTGCTCGTTGGCTGGCCCCGCAACTGGCGACAGAAGGAAGATCATCAGACGTGGAGGAACTTCATTGGTAAAGCTGGCTGGGCTGCGAGTGGTGGAGGGCTGTGTGGAGGTGGGTTCTCCTTTGGGCCTGGGGATGGCTTCCCAGGCATAACAAGTATGGATCCAGCATATACAGGTGATGGCGTTCAAAGCTGGCcaggtgccagacactgtgctgggaGGCCAGGGATTCAGGTGTGAAGGAGACAGACTTGGCTCTTGCCGGGCTCACAACCCTGCAGGGAAGACAGTGCAGGCCAGTGGGAAGACCTACAGTTTTGAAGTCACCACTGAGGCCCGGGTCTAAATCTAACCTCTGGCCCTTCCTTGCTGTGTGATTGTTCACAAGTGCCTCACCCTCTCTGAGCATCAGATTCCTTGGTAGTAGCAGATAATAAGTCATACAGTAACTAACACTTACGGACTGCGTTCTGTGCGCCAGACAAGTGGTGGCTTTCTCTAGGTCTTGAATTCTCTCAGGAGGCCTGTGAGGGCTAGGCATGGCTGTCTCTATTTTAGTGGCGTGAAACTGATGCATGGAGAGATGAAGGTCACGGCAGCTGGTAAACCCTGAGGCTGCTTTATCAGTAGATCCCAGTTAGAAGGTAGTTGGGAGGATTAAGTGAGCGCTGCAGGGTCGCCTTCTTAATCAGAAAGGGCAGGTATCCTTATTACCACTTGaccagtggggaaactgaggcccagagaggtttcCACCACCCACTCCCCCCAAGTTCAAATGAGGCCCAGGCAGATGGGGCTTTTCTGACTCCTCAGTCCAAGGCTGAGGCGGGAGGCGGGATGGGGAGGGGTGCTGAGTGCCAAGGAGGGGACCAGGGTCACTGTTTTACTGTCTGCCATCTCCTTGGCCTCCCCCAGAGCTGGTCCGGGAAACCACGGCTGGCCACCTGGCCCTGCTGGTCACCAAGAATGTCTCCATGTTTCCCGGGAACCCTGAGCGCTTCTCTGAAGGCAGCATCGACGTCTGGTGGATTGTGCACGACGGCGGCATGCTCATGCTGCTGCCCTTCCTGCTGCGGCACCACAAGGTGCGTGTACATGTGTGCGCGCGCTCCCACGTGCACGTGCTCGTGGCCGCGCGCACGCTCCCGTGTGCACGTGCTCATGGCCACGCGCGCGGGGGGCTCCCGGGCTCCCGCCTGGCCCACCTCCGTGTGAGCTCCTGGGAGAGGGCTCCAGTCACCTCCTTTATTCTGAGGTGTTGGGAACTGACTGTGTCTCCCCTGGCAGATGTCCTTGAATTATAGAGAGCCGTGTTTAACTCAAGCGAGTGATGCTTCAATGGCGGGGGCCCTCACCTAAGCAGGGGCGTTTTTGTACGGAGTGGCCGCCGAGATAGAGGATTGGTGGGCTACCTGGATGTGTGGGAAGGTGGGTGGGAAGGGTGAGGGACGAGGTCTGGCCCTGGGTCTCCGCACGGCATCTGGACTGGACCTTTCTGGGGCCCCTTCATCTCTCCAGGTTTGGCGGAAGTGCAAGATGCGAATCTTCACCGTGGCCCAGATGGACGACAACAGCATCCAGATGAAGAAGGACTTGACCACATTCCTGTACCACTTACGTATCACCGCAGAGGTCgaggtggtggagatggtgaGCCCCCAGGAGCTGCCTCTGACATCTTAGAGTCCTGCTGGCCTCTTTGCCCTTGGGCCCAGAACCGAACAGGGGAACCCCAGTACCCATCAGCTTGTGGTGCTAAGGTCCTCCCCCGCCCTCCAGTCcacttttggctgcgctgggtcccAGTTGTGGTACTGAGGTCGATTTTTGTGGCGGGTGGCATCTTCAGTTACAGCCtgtgaactcttggttgtggcatgagggatggaacctgggcatACCCATCCACTTTTAAGCCTCTCACACGTTCACCCAAGagcccttccatccatccatccatccacccactcacccacccTGCCTTGTCTCCTTTATACGAATAGACATGTCTAGTAATGTTGACTCCATGGGAGGCCTGTTCTATGTGCTTTATGTATACATTACTTCTCACAGCAATCAATGAAATAGATACAGTTATCCAATTATCAGTATTTCCATTGTACAGATTACGAAGTTGAGGCACAGAAACGTTAATTTGCCCCAAACGTATaccaagtggcagagccaggattcaaactcaggcagaCTGGCTCTAGAGTCCAGGTTTCTAGTAGTTACACTCTAAAGCCTCTTGTCATCCATTCCACTCAGCACCATTTACCCGTCCCTCTAATGGTATATTCATTAATCCACCCGTATATTCATTAATgtatttattcactcactcattcatgcatatgtgcatgtattcattcatctCTATGTTCCTTTTTTAACTTCTTCCCCCTCTCTATTCACCCAGGTAATTAATTAATCaactcattcattaattcacccattcattcacccAGTCCCGGGCTTGAGGAGGGAATGAGTTGCCTCACCTTCAAAGAGCATCACCCTCTGCTTTGTCCTTCCTCCCACAACTGTTGATTAAACTAGGTcattggacagggaagccctaggcTGGCAGCAGGAAGAGGGCCTGCCTCTCTTTTCTTGGCCTTGCACCTGAGCTCGGAGCTCATACTTTCCTCCCTTGCCCCTCTCCCCCATTCCACCCCTGCCTGCCCACAGCATGAGAGCGACATCTCCGCTTACACCTACGAGAAGACCTTGGTGATGGAGCAGCGTTCCCAGATCCTCAAACAAATGCATTTAACCAAGAATGAGCGGGAGCGGGAGGTGAGGTTGCCCTAGCTGGGCTCGGAGTGTCTCAAGCTGCTGCCAGCTCTGGGGCTGCACAGATTTGGGATGGCCCACTCCTGGTCACTGGCATTGCTGCCTCCTGGCACTGGTTCCCCAGCAGCAAGGGTGCACGCTGCAGCTGCCTGTCTCCAGCCTCCCAGCTGAGATGCAGAGGGGCTTTGGCGAGGGTGACAGATCTACTCTCGACGTGACTTCTGGGGCCCAAGGGAGAAGAGTGGAAGTTAAATGTGTATGGATGATGATTCCTCAGGGGTGTGGGCTGCCAGTGTGGGGGACAAGGTATCATGTGATAGACCCTTAAAGAGTGAGTAATGAGTGGATATTTCAGGATACAGCTGATGATGAGAGCTGGGGCAAACCTCCTAGGGTGTGGATGGTGGGTTCTCAGGGGTAATGGTGATGAGTTCTCATGGGGTAAGGCTGGCTGTAAGGTCTCTCCCGTGTGGGTAACGTGGGCCCACCAGCCCTCTGGTATTTGGATGAAAGCCCCACCCCAGTGAGTGGGGTCCTTAGGGCTGGGGACAGAAGAGCTCTCAGAAGTGGGTGACCGTACAATTGTAAGAAGTGGCATGTGCACTGACCAGTCAGAACTGGCCCTGAGGTAGAGCTCAGCTGGGCCAGGTGTCAACCCTTTGGTCGCTGGAGAGTGGGAAGGCCAGGGGTACTGGAGAGGAGTTGGAGTGGCCATATCAGCGGGGCAATAGCTATTTGGTGTGGAAGCATCACAGTATTTTAACAACTGGTACAGGTCCCGAAAGTGCACATCCTGGCTTTGGGGGTAGCTCTTTGCAGGACATGGGTAGTGATTTCCATGGCACCAACTTGTGTCCCTCCCTAGATCCAGAGTATCACAGATGAGTCTCGTGGCTCAATCCGGAGAAAGAATCCAGCCAACACTCGGCTCCGTCTCAACGTCCCAGAAGAGACGGCTGGTGACAGTGAGGAGAAGCCGGAAGAGGAGGTATGCAGCTTGGGTAGTTTGGCTGCAACCGGTGGGAGCAGAACCTTTGGCCTCCAAATGAATCACGTGCCATCCCTTCTTTCATCCCTTAGGTGCAGCTGATCCATGACCAGAGTGCTCCCAGCTGCCCTAGCAGCTCACCGTCTCCGGGGGAGGAGCCTGAGGTGGAGGGCGAGGCAGATCCAGAAAAAGTGCATCTCACCTGGACCAAGGACAAGTCGGTGGCAGAGAAGAACAAGGGCCCCAGTCCTGTCTCCTCTGAGGGCATCAAGGACTTCTTCAGCATGAAGCCGTACGGGTCTGGGGGCTAAGGGCTGGGGTCTGGGGTGAGCCTACAGGGTCTTTGCTCCCCGTGGAGAGCAAATGAGTGGAAGGGGTCCTGGCCTGGTAGTCAGAAGGCCCAGCCCAGACCTCTCCTTGGTTGCTCTGTCTGAGGACTCAGGTTGGGCTTGATTGCTAAGGGTCAGAACGCACAGGTGCAGGCAGTGGAAAAGTGAAGGCTGGGGGGCTGGGAGAACAGGAGTCGTCTGCACGCAAGGTGTTGATGGTGGCTCAAGTCCTCAGCTTCTCCTGCTTTTTCTgacccttctcctttttcttcctctccttgcttctcttatgtttcctgaagGGAGTGGGAGAACTTGTAAGTGCTTCAGAATTTTTAAACTCTCTCCTAGGTTGGCCAGGTTCCCTACTTTTCTCACTCTGCTATGAACCCTCAACTCGCGCCCCTGACCTCTGGGGTAGCCCAGCTTGGAGTGGTCTAGGGTTGGTGGTCCCTGGCTTGTAAGGAGCAGATCCCAGCAGCCcggtgctgggggcgggggaggtgcTGGAAGGGGCGACTGGATCCAAGTCCCCCCTCTCTCCTAGCCTTactgccctcctcctccctggcttCCTCCCGCAGGAACCAGTCCAACGTGCGGCGCATGCACACCGCCGTGCGGCTGAACGAGGTCATTGTCAAGAAATCCCAGGATGCCAAGCTTGTTTTGCTCAACATGCCTGGGCCTCCCCGCAACCGCAACGGTGACGAAAACTGTATCCTGGGCTTAAAattgggaggaaggagggaggcggACGTCAGGGGTCTTAGTTCCTAGCCCTGGGGAGGAAGGGCTGAGCCAGGTCGGCTTCAGAATCAGCACCTCGGACAGGGACGCGAGCCCGGCGTTCCGCTGGCGCCTAACGGGAGCCTGATTCCATGGGGGGAGGAAAGGGGACGGTTTTCTCCTTGACGGGCGCTCAGACATGGAATTCCTCGAGGTTCTCACCGAGCGCCTGGACCGGGTGATGCTGGTCCGCGGCGGCGGCCGCGAGGTCATCACCATCTACTCCTGAGAGCCAGGATCAAACACCTGGGCCCGAGCGCGTCCGGCCCGCGGCCCCGGAGCCCTCGCCGCGCCCCCCGCCGCTGTCACCGTTTACATACAGACCCTGTGCCCGCGCCCTGGTCCCCTTTCCCCGCTGCCTGAAGCCCGGAGGCCACGTCGGCTGGGGCGGACCCGGAGAAGACCTCCCCTCCTGGAGACCAGAGTCCCGTCGGCGCGTCGGCCCCCGGCCGCCCTTTTTCTAAGCCCGGCCTCGCCCCGCCGGAGGAGACGCTGCAATAAAGATCGGAGGAGGCTGCGGAGAGGAGCGGACCTGGGGCTTCGAGGACCCCCGGTCGTCCGCCggccccttccctctcttcccgcgccccgccccgcccgcacTCTGCGCCCCTCCCCCGGCGGCCCGGAGCGCGCGGGGTGGCGGGGATGCGCCCCGCCGTCTGCGTTCTACTTCCTCGCGCGGTTGCGGGCGCGAGCCGGCCGAGCGTATACATAGTGTACAGGAGACATCGCGTGTATTTTTAACGTCCCCATATTTCTGTGACTTAGAAGCGCAACGGACTTCTCGCCGCAGTCGCGCTCTCCCGCTGGGGGCGCGCCCAGGGAAGGCGGAGGCCTCGGAGGCTGGGTTTTCCTTGACGTCCGAGCGTTTGAGAGCAAACGTGCTTTTAGGCCCAGGCGGGACTCGTGGTCCCTCGACCACCCACCCCCTCGACGCCTCCTCACCTTTTCCGCGCGCCCTTGGCTTCCAACCCTTCTTCCCTCTAGATCTTTTCGGAGACGAAGTGAGACAAGTGTCCCAACTTTTCCTGGATTCGCCTCCCAGCGAATGTGAGCTTCCACTGTGGCTGCAGAGACGCGCGCAGCCTCTTCTCATCGGCTCTTTATGCAAGCTGGggccaggagaggggaggggcgtTCCTTAAGCCAGAGGAACCGAGAGAGGCcctcgcccccgcccccaggaagCCCCGTCCCGGTGCCTTCGCTGGGGGAGCAGGCGTCTCTCCTCCACCGGCTTGTCGCCTGCTCCCCCTATCCCGTGGCTCTTCGCCAAAGACTGAAATCGGGGGGGGTTGGAGGGCGTCCCCTCCCCCGGAGTTTCCTCCCTGGCACaggtgagggaggagggggcggttCTGGGTTAGGGGCCGGACCCGCCGGGGTGGCCCCAGCGCTGCCCCTGACGTTTCCTACCCTGTTCGCATCCGGCAACTCGGGCCTCGGGGACCCCGCCGCCTTCTCCGCGTCTGGGGCCCGGGCCTCGCTGCCTAGCAGCGGCCTCTAGCTGCGTCTCCCAGGCACCTGGGCCTGGGGGAGGGCTGGAGTCGCCACTTGCTTAGTTCTTAAGCGCCTCTCTGCCCTCCTTCAACTAGGGCCCAAGGCCTttggcttctccaacaccagtccTTGGCGCTTCTGCTCCGCCAGCCCGGCCGGAGGTGCCCTCTTCCCTTAGAGAAATCCCGTTGGCCGGGTTCCCTTCCCCCAGGGCACGTTACTAAGGGGGACATGCACTGCATGCTCGTTCCAGCGCCCTCTGGGGCTGGGTACAGTAACTCCAGCCCTAGGGCCCTGACTGCACCTAGTTAGACATCCCGTCCATCTCCCAGAGCTGAGGCTTCTGGGGACTCCTGACCTCACCACCTCCTTTCCTTTGAGCCCAAGGCAGAGCTGGCGCTGGTGCCATCTAGACTGGGTCAGGTGTGGCTGGAGGAGGTTTGGACGCCTGCGGTTAGACCAAGGCCTCTCTGAAATTTGATCAGGGGGCTGGATAGATTTTTCCGGGTAGTAATCAGAAGGTGGAGGTATTAGACACCAGCacttcccacccccatcctccaaGACCTCCCTCTGAGAACCACAGCTGGGTCTAGCCTTCTGGGGGCCTAGCACTCTCAGGCTGAAGTGGTGGGCTAGGCAGAACCGAAAGGGGGCTGTATTAACATCACTTAGGGAACCAAAGTTGCACTATCTGGGCCCAGGCTGTCTGGTTGGCAAGAGCAGTTTCCATTGATGAAAACAGACATCCCACAACAAACCCCCAAGTTTTCTGTGCTACATGTGCAATATTTGTTATGAATGTTATCACCCGTCACTCATCAACTTATCTTTATAATCATGTAGCTAGATGTTTCATGTCCATTCAAGTGACTTTTATTCTGAGTGCAATATTTCAATAGCCTTGTAGTGATAACTAGTGTTGCTTTTGTTTTAGATGATCTATGTGCAGGGCAATGCAATGAAGTTGAAAACCCTTGTAAATAGGAGAGGTTGCAAACCAAATCAAGagtatttattactattattaggCCTGCCTTTAATTTTCAGTGTGTTTCAGTATTTCGCATTCTGCCTCAGTATTGATCTTGTGTTCTTTGTGCCAAGATGAAAAGGAGAGGGTTGGTTCTTTCCTTTACTGTTGAATGCTCCCATTTAATGCTTTATAGCTTttactgtattaattttttagaCTCCCGTCTGcacaaaatgcaataaaaataattttattatacccTTCACAGCCTGAGGTGTGCTGTTTGGACACTCCAGGGGGAAGAACTAGTAGGTGGGAAGAGGGGTATTCAAAGTGGGCCCCCCTGTGAGGATCCCAGGCTCTTAATGAGAAACACTGACCACCCCTGACCGAAGAGTCGGTTGGTTGACCTTCCAGGTCTGGCTGCCTAGTTTGTGTACTGATAGTTCTGGAGCCCCGTCAAACATCTGAGACAGCACCTCCTGGTCAGGCTGGGCGCTGATGGCATCCTCATCCCTGAT
It encodes:
- the SLC12A5 gene encoding solute carrier family 12 member 5 isoform X1, with amino-acid sequence MSRRFTVTSLPPAGPAGASDPGPHGPSAADRRRRLSGGDAKGDGNPKESSPFINSTDTEKGKEYDGKNMALFEEEMDTSPMVSSLLSGLANYTNLPQGSREHEEAENNEGGKKKPVQAPRMGTFMGVYLPCLQNIFGVILFLRLTWVVGIAGIIEAFCMVFICCSCTMLTAISMSAIATNGVVPAGGSYYMISRSLGPEFGGAVGLCFYLGTTFAGAMYILGTIEILLAYLFPAMAIFKAEDASGEAAAMLNNMRVYGTCVLTCMATVVFVGVKYVNKFALVFLGCVILSILAIYAGVIKSAFDPPNFPICLLGNRTLSRHGFDVCAKLAWEGNETVTTRLWGLFCSSRFLNATCDEYFMRNNVTEIQGIPGAASGLIKENLWSSYLTKGVIVERRGMPSAGLADGTPIDMDHPYVFSDMTSYFTLLVGIYFPSVTGIMAGSNRSGDLRDAQKSIPTGTILAIATTSAVYISSVVLFGACIEGVVLRDKFGEAVNGNLVVGTLAWPSPWVIVIGSFFSTCGAGLQSLTGAPRLLQAISRDGIVPFLQVFGHGKANGEPTWALLLTACICEIGILIASLDEVAPILSMFFLMCYMFVNLACAVQTLLRTPNWRPRFRYYHWTLSFLGMSLCLALMFICSWYYALVAMLIAGLIYKYIEYRGAEKEWGDGIRGLSLSAARYALLRLEEGPPHTKNWRPQLLVLVRVDQDQNVVHPQLLSLTSQLKAGKGLTIVGSVLEGTFLDNHPQAQRAEESIRRLMEAEKVKGFCQVVISSNLRDGVSHLIQSGGLGGLQHNTVLVGWPRNWRQKEDHQTWRNFIELVRETTAGHLALLVTKNVSMFPGNPERFSEGSIDVWWIVHDGGMLMLLPFLLRHHKVWRKCKMRIFTVAQMDDNSIQMKKDLTTFLYHLRITAEVEVVEMHESDISAYTYEKTLVMEQRSQILKQMHLTKNEREREIQSITDESRGSIRRKNPANTRLRLNVPEETAGDSEEKPEEEVQLIHDQSAPSCPSSSPSPGEEPEVEGEADPEKVHLTWTKDKSVAEKNKGPSPVSSEGIKDFFSMKPEWENLNQSNVRRMHTAVRLNEVIVKKSQDAKLVLLNMPGPPRNRNGDENYMEFLEVLTERLDRVMLVRGGGREVITIYS